The window ACGTCTTTGGCAACTAAACCAACCGATATTTTACAAGCAACGTTAAATCACCCTGCGGTGTTAGATGGCCTATGGGGTTACTTTTTTGCGACAGGCAGTAAGGAACCCATTCGACGAATTATTACGGCCTTTAATTATGATGGATACCTTGGCTCAATAGATGCGTATAAAACCTCACAACAAACAGAACAAGACAAACAGAATGTCTTAATGGAAGCCGTTTTTGCTGCTGCGCGTTGGTCTTTAGCAAGCAACATAAAAAAACATGCTCGGGTGGCACAATTGTCTAAAACTATCCTCAATGAGCCGGGATTATCAAAATCTGAAAATATTTGGCTAGCAATGGTATTAAGTAAAGAGCCTATTAAACAATAACAACCTCAACAATCGACACGGCTTAATGTAGAACTAATATCAATATCACCAAAGCGCTCTGCTGTTTTGGCCAGCTAATAAAAAAGCCCGTCGTTCATTGAGCGACGGGCTTTATATATTTGGCTTATTGTATTTGGCTAATTGGTTCGTTAGCAACCAATTAATCACAATAAACTTAGCTGTTTTTCCAACGCTTGAAAATTAGCGAAGTATTAATACCACCAAACGCAAAGTTATTGCTCATGACATAATCGGTATTAATTATCCGTGCTTGATCTTTAATGTAATCAAGTGGTGCACATTGTGGGTCAACCTGCTCAAGATTAATCGTTGGCGCAAACCAGTTATCTTGCATCATATGCAACGACGCCCAAGCTTCAATCGCACCACAGGCACCTAATGTATGGCCTAAGTAGCTCTTTAATGAACTAATTGGCTTAGGGCCTAAAGCATCATACGTTGCAATTGATTCGGCGATGTCACCACGTTCGGTTGAAGTACCGTGGGCACAAACATAACCAATCACTTGCGGATCAATATCTGCATCTTTTAGCGCTAATTCAATCGCAATTTGCATGGTCGACGCCGTCGGCTGTGTCACATGTTGACCATCGGAATTACAACCAAAACCAACCAGCTCAGCGATAATATTGGCGCCTCGGGCCTCGGCATGCTCTAATTCTTCAAGAATTAGGGTACAGGCTCCCTCGCCAATCACTAAACCGTCGCGCGACTGGTCAAAGGGTCTTGGCGTCGTTTTCGGCTGATCGTTTTTAGTGCTGGTTGCATAAAGCGTGTCAAACACTGCAGCTTCAGAGACACACAACTCTTCAGCGCCACCAGCAACCATAATTTTTTGACGACCAAACTTTATCGCTTCATAAGCGAACCCGATCCCTTGAGATCCCGAGGTGCAAGCAGAGCTGGTTGGGATAACGCGCCCTTTCAAGCCAAAGAACACTCCAATATTCACGGGTGCGGTATGCGACATCATTTGAATGTAACTGGTTGCTGTAACCCCCGACATATTGCCTGTGTCCATCATCTTGCCAAAAGCAATCAGCGGTGAGGTAGAACCGGTCGATGAACCAAAGCTAACGCCGGTATCACCATTGGTTAAACTTTCATGGCCTAACAAATTGGCTTGTTCTAATGCTAACTCAGTAGTGCGAGTAGACATTAACGAAACTCGGCCCATTGAACGCACTTGTTTACGGCTATAATGTTTCGGCTTCTCGAAATGAGTTACTGGCGCGGCCAAGCGAGTATTAAGATCTGGCAAATAATCCCAAGACGGCATATTTTGCACCGCATTAACACCTTGCTCAAGTGCGGCGCGAAAATCAGGCCATTGGTCGCCAAGCGCCGTGATGGCCGACATACCAGTAACAACAACGCGTTTCATTAAGCAATACCTCCATTAACCGATAACACTTGGCGGGTAATATAGGCTGCGTCATCCGACATTAAAAATGCAACACTGCCAGCAACTTCCTTAACCGAACCCATTCGACGTAGCGGCACCATGTTGAGTACTTCTTTAGGAATATCTTGAGTCATTTCAGTTTCGACCAGCCCAGGAGCAACACAGTTAACCGTAATTTTTCGTTTGGCTAATTCCAGTGCTAACGCCTTGGTGGCACCGATAATTCCAGCTTTAGCGGCACTGTAGTTCACCTGACCACGATTACCAATCACACCAGACACTGAGGCCATAGTAACAATTCGACCACCTTTACGGGCCTGTACCATTGGCATCACCGTTGGGTGAACAACATTATAAAACCCGTTAAGTCCTGTTTGGATCACGCTGTCCCAGTCGTCGCCATCCATCGCAGGAAATGCCATGTCACGGGTAATTCCGGCGTTACAGATCACGCCGTAGTAGGCGCCAAAACTGCTAATGTCGGCTTCTATTTGCGCTTTCGCTAATTCTCGGTCGTTAACATCAAATTGTAAGATATTTACTTCGCGCCCTAGTGCACTAATTTTCTTGGCAACTTCATTTGCTAACTCAATGCCCGAACGGCAATGCAGCGTAATATCAAAACCATCTTTAGCTAAACGTAGCGCGATAGCCGCGCCGATTCCGCGACTAGAACCAGTCACTAATACTCTTTTACTCATGTGTTTTCCTTTAAAAATTGCTCTGGTTCATCGGGCTGAAATACATTAATTTTAGCTTGGGCTACCACTTGTTCTGCACGCTTAATGATGCAATCAAATACGCTAAGCCCTGACTCTTCTTGAATTAACTCAACGACTGTTATTTCTAACTCGTCGCCGAGATCAAATAGTGGCGTAAATGTTTCGTATTTTCGGGTGCCCAGTAAAAAACCGATCTTAACTTGTTTATCGTTGTCTAACGCTAACGCCCCGGCATAAGCGGCAATCGTTTGCGCCATATATTCACTGCCGATATAACTTGCAACACCCTTTGAATCAGTATCATAAAACGCACTTTGCGGTGTAATAGTTACTCGACAACGGCCACCTTTGGCGTGATAGTCTAAGAGTTGATCCACTAAAATCATTGGTGGACGATGTGCAAGCACATCGGCTATTGCATATTGATTCACGTATTTTTTCCTAAAATTAAACTGATATTGTTACCACCAAAAGCAAACGAATTTGAAAGGCAATTGTGCAAGGGTTTATTTAGCGGCTGTTGCACTAACGCAATCTTGGCTAACGACTCGTCGCGCGCAGTAACACTGCTATTAAGCGGCACCATATTGTCCTGATTAAAATCACTGAGCAATAACCAACAAATTCCCGCTTCAATCGCGCCAGCAGCGCCAAGGGTGTGTCCGGTTAAGTGCTTGGTCGAGCTGGCGCTGACTTTATCTTTAACCACTTGATAAACGGCAGTAGACTCCATTTCGTCGTTCTTTGGCGTCGCGGTACCGTGTAAATTGATATAATCGAGCTGCTCGGGCTGTAATTCTGCCTGTGAAAGTGCTGCATTCATCGCACTAATGGCGCCCGCGCCTTGTGGATCTGGCGCTGAAATATGGTGAGCATCTGAGCTCTCACCCGTGCCCTTTAGCGCTATTGCCCCGGCCTGCTTGCTCATGACAAAGAGTGCTGCGCCCTCGCCAATGTTTATGCCATCGCGTTGCGCTAAAAATGGGGTACAAATACCGCGAGAGGTCGACTCTAATGCTTTAAAACCATTAACGGTTAATTGGCATAAACTATCAACCCCACCACAAATGACCACATCGGCTAGGCCACTTTCAATTAAATTACGACCACTGGCTAACGCCTTACCACTTGAACTACAGGCGGTAGAGATACTATAAACCGGACCTTTCGCGCCGCACAGCTGCGCTAAATAGTCGGCTGGGCTGACCATTTCTTGCAACCGATAATGAAAGTTTTCTGGCCAACTGTCTGTTTCGCCATGTACTTTGCGCGCAATCTCGCCTTCACTGATGCCAGACGTGCTGGTGCCAATGATCACCGCTATTCTGCTTGGCTCGACATCCGCCGCTAATTGCAAGTAGCACTGCTCTATTTGTTGATAAGCTGCTAGCGCGAGTTGATTATTACGTGACTGATATTGCGCCTGTAATTGAGTGAGTGGCGGTAGCGCTGAGCTGACCTTGCCAACATAAACATCAAGATCAGCAAAGCCTAGTTGGGTATCTAATGTCAGGGGGCTTGGGCTGGTATCAGCCTGTTGTAAACCTGACATAACTTGTGCCTTGTTGGCCCCTAGCGCACAAATTATGCCTAGATCGATTAAATTAACACTCATCTCTATGCCTTGGTTATCGTCAATTGGTAATCACGTTGCAGGTGATTTAATTGGTAGGTATTCGCTGACGCTTCAATATTAATGACGGCTTCGTTGGCCACCATAATTTGGCGTCGACCTGTTTTTGGTTCAAATTTAAGTGTGGCGCCGTCAAGGTTAGCCATTAGCGTATCTACTGGCCAATGGGTCAGTTGAATGTCGGCAAGAATATAAATAGGGTCAAAGCCTGGTAGCAGCACATAACTTTTGGTTTTTAGCGGCTGCTGATATTGGTATTCTAATTGAAACACCGGGATCCCTTGCACTGTCATTGCCACTAATACCAAGCCATTTTTAGTAAAGGCTAATTGACTAACCAGTACATCTTGTCGTGACGGGGTTTTAATCGTTAATATTTGATTAAAACTTTTACCCACTAACGCTTGTGGCGGTGGCGTTAAGCTTAAACTAACACCTTGTGCAATGCTTACCTGTTGCCAGATCATTGACCCCGTTGTGGTACACCCAGCCAAAATTAGCAGTAATAGGCTGCTGATGTAAATAGCGAGTCGCTTGATTGGCGTTGTTTTAAGCATGATCAGCACAAAGCTCGGCCAAGACATTGAGTCGACGTTCACTCTGGGCAACATAGGGGTTTTTAGTGTCCCATGCGTAACCCGCCAAAATAGAGCTGATCATTTTGGTGACGCTGTCATCTGCTTGCCCTTGGTGAAATACAACGTGTTGAAAACGGGTGTCGTACCATGCCGTTACAAAGGTTTTAAAGCAATTAACGCCTAATTTTAGCGGGTCACTATATTCCAACTCAAAGTCGACGGCTTCATTTTTTAGATACTTGTCGAGCAAGGGTGCAATCAGCGCCGCTGATTTTAGCGCAATGGTAACACCTGAAGAAAACACCGGGTCTAAAAATTCACCAGCATTGCCTAATAGCGCAAAACGCTCACCATGCAAGGTAGTAACATTGGCTGAATAGCCTTTAATTGAACGCGTATCTTCTTTGGGCGTGGCCGACTTTAATAACTCACGCAGGTTCGGATCTTGATTGATAAAATCGAACAATACTTCTTGATCACTGCTGGCGCTATATTGACTAAACTGTTCGGGTTTACCGACCACGCCAATGCTCGCGCTACCATCTGAAAATGGGATCAGCCAATACCAAATATCAGGGTGGTGTGGGTGAACCGTGATCAGTATTTTATTGCGGTCAAACGACAAGTCACTAATATTATCATTAATATGGGTAAAGTAAGCTTGGCGCACCGGAAACGTCGATGGTCGTTCAAGGTTTAATAACCTTGGCAGTACACGACCAAAACCACTGGCGTCTAACACATACTTGCCACGTACCTGATAACTCTTTTTGGCAGGATCGAGTACCGTTAGCGCAACGCCATCAGTCTCAGTAACCATCGCGGTTACCTGATGTCCGTAGCGAATTTCAACGCCTTGCTCGGCAGCGCCGTCGGCTAATAGTTTGTCAAAAACATCGCGTTTTACTTGATAGGTAGTGCCATGACCGGGCGAGAATTTTTCAGTGAAATCAAAATGACTGTCTTTGCCAGCGTGGTGAAATGCCGCACCATTTTTAAATTGAAAACCTAACGCTTGAGCATTTTCGGTTAACACTGGCAATAGGCCGGCTTGTTCAATATATTCCATACATTGTGGTAGCAGACTTTCACCAATTGAAAAACGTGGGAAGTATTCTTTCTCAATGACCAGCACCTTCCAACCACGTTGTACCAACATGGCCGACGCCACGGCACCAGATGGACCAGCGCCAATCACGAGCACGTCAAATTCATTTTCTGTCATTACTACATCCCTATTAAATAAACCTAAAATCTACAATTTGTTTTTATTGATGGTTATCGATAATGGCGCGATAAAATACACTGCAATAATTCCACACATTACGGTGATGCCAAAACTAAATACCGCTGGGGTCTTTGACATTGCAAGCATGCCAAACACCAACATTGAGGAGATTGCCGATAATAAAATTGCCAACACGTTTTTATGGCTCAGACCTTGGCTTTGATAAAAAATAAGATAATCAATGCCCAAGGCTATGACTAACAGCAAGGCCAGCATGTTAAATATATTTAGCGCGCCGCCAATCCAACTGGCGGAAACTAAGGCCACCGCAGCCGCCAGCAACAACACACCAATCTGTTTAAGCGCGATTTTCAATCCATATTTGAGGGTAAATAACACCAAAACCAATAATAACGACAAACACTGTAAACCAATTATTTCACTGCGATACGTTTGTAATGACGCTGAAATGTCTGTGGCCTTATCGATAAAGAACACATTGGGCATCGCGGGATCAACCAGTGCCGCAATATGCGCTGGCGCTAATCCTTCAACACTTAACCAACTAACATAACCTTGCTCAGTTTTGGCAATTTTAGTGACAAATAGCGCGTTAAGCGGCGATGAAAAGGCCAACGTTTCGGTTAATAGCTTGGGGGCTGGAATAGTGACCGGTAAATTCAATACTGCAGAAAGAGGCCCAAATAGCTGGTCTTTTTGTGCTTGGCGTAGCCGCGCGTCGTTAATTTTTTGCTGTTTAATCGACGGCAACCACTGACTTAAGGCGTCAATTTTGGCGCCCGGTTGTAGCTGCTTAATTTGCGCAATCAATTGCTCTTCGCGAACCATCAATTGCTCAAAGTCAGCTGCGGTAATATAAAATCGGCTTTGGTCTATTTTGCCTAAGCGCTGCAAGTTAATCCGTTCATTTTGCATTAGCGCCGCACTGCTGGCATTTAATAGGCGTATATCGTCATTAAAGGTTAACGGCTTAAACCACAACGCGCTGCTGATGAGCGCAATAGTAATAACAATGGTTAACTTACGATGCGCGTTTAACCAGATTAAAGCGCCTTGTACGCGAGCGACTAGCAGTAAGCTAGATTGGGTTGGCTTGATTTTTTCGGTGCTTAAAAACAGTGGCGCTATCACGACCACAAACAACAACGCGCCGACCAAACCAAAAATAACAAATACCGCGACTTGGCTCAGCAGCTCAAGTGGCGAGCCAAGCAGTAACGCATAACCGACCACAGTGGTAACGCATCCGAACAGCAAAGCATTAACCACTGACGGTGATAAATTATTATCACGACCTTGGGCAAAACCGATGTCCGTTAAAATATGAAAACAGTAGTCAATTGCGATGCCGATTAGGGTTACTGCAAACACCAAACTCAGTAAATGAATTGACGAAAACACACTGCATATTGCCGCAAAGCCAAACAACAAGGCATTTAATACGGTTAACGAGGTTAGCACTAAAGGTTTTAATGAACGAAACACTAACCAAACCATTAATGCCAACAGCAACATACTGATGCCGCCAAACACGCTCATTTCAAATTCGGCTTGCTGTGAATTCTCGGCGGTGTGAAACACAAAACCTGAGTGGGTAATGACCACGTCTGGGTATTGGCTGGTTAGCGCTGAAATTTGGTTAATAATTTGTTTACTGACAACTTGCGCGGCTTTAATGCCTAATTGCTCGGGTGGCAAGGTGACAAAAAGCAAATAGACCGACTGGCCATTGCTTTGTGTTACAAACCGCCCTTGCTGCTGGCCAAGTGACGACAAACCAGTGAGCCGCTCTTTAATAAACAGCGCTAAATTTAGGCTTGGATCAAGTGAAAAACTGCTGCTGACAAAAGGATCGGCCGCTTGAGACAACGCTTGCAAGGCATGGTCGAGAATAGCTTGACCATTGGTTAAGTTATTTTGATAAAAATCACTTAAAATTGCGCCATTATGATCATGATAAAACGCGGCGACATCCGCTATCGACGGCGCAATAGCCCCGCCAAGTTGATAGTGTTGTTGCTTAAAAAATTCGACCATTTGATCATGAGCTAAGACACTGTTGCCGCCAGTACTTTTCCCAGTGCTGTTTTTTCCAATGCTTTCTTTCCCAGTGCTGTTTTTTCCAGTGCTGTTTTTTCCAGTGCTGTTGTTTCCAATGCTGATAGTGCTAAAAGACAGCACAATTTGGGAGCGGCTTTGATCAAAGAAATATTTTTCGCCACTGGCCACTAACTGCGACTGTTGCGTTTGAGGTAACAACGCTAAAATGTCGGCATTAAAAGACAAGCGCTGGCTAAACAGCGACAGCGCTATTATTAGCGCGACGGTAATATATTGAGCAATAGCAAAATACCAGCGCGTGCGCTTATGCCAACTCAAGTGAGATAATATCCATTGCCACAAAATAGCTACCTGTCGCTGCAAAATTTATTGGTCACTCGCATAATCAAAGTCGATTTCAGTACGGTTGCCCGTTGCTTCGAATAAGCTCACTTGCGTAATTCGCTGCTGGCCACACAAGGTTACAGCACTAAATAGCTGCTCAATATTGTGATCAAGCGGGCTCATATCCACACAATCAGCTTGCGCGCTAGCACTAAAACTAAATGCCTGACCTAAGCGATTAAAGTCGCCGGTGATCATTGCTTGCAATAATTGCACAAAATATTGTGCTTGTGGTTGTTCAACCTTATTACCGGTCGCATCAACGATAAAAGCAGTGCCCTGTTCAATCACAAAAGCGCTTTTAATCGGCGTTAAGGTTTGCCAAAGAAATTGATTGTCTTTGTATTGATAATGACCCGTCGACTCAAAAGGAGTCGGCAAAATTTTAAAATACTTACGCTGATTGAACCGCGCTTTATTGGGCAGATCATCGGTTAAGTTTAATAACTGCTGAGCTTGCGTCGCTGTTAGTGTTGATTCTTTTATTGCTGCTGCAGTTGATGCTATTAGTGTTGCAGGTTTATCACTGGCGAACGCTGACGCGCCCGACAGTAAACCAGCAGTAACAATAATTAACGCCAGTCTCATGATCATGTAAGTACCTTATCTATTACATTAGGAAGCAGCTTATCAAGCTTTTCAATCAGAATTGGTGGGCTAACAAATTGCATTTCCTGATCGCTAATCTTAACCGCAACCTGCACTGTGCTCGCTTTGGTTAGGATTTTATCAGTAGCAGCATCGCTTATTACATAATCAAGTCGTAACCGTTGTTCGTATTCTTTAAGGTACGCGCTTACTTTAATCTTTTGGCCAAACAACGCCGAGGCAACGTACTTAACTCGCATATCAACAATCGGCCACATGTAACCTGATTCCACCATTTGCGGATAGTCATAATCAAACATCCGTAATAGTTCACAGCGTGCTACCTCTAAATAACGAGGGTAATTACCGTGCCACACCACTTGCATTGGATCGCAATCATGAAATGGGATCTCAATTTCGACCGATTTAGTTAATAAAGCGCCTTTACTATTCATAGAGTGACCAACGTTTTTGCTGAATCGCATGCACGGTAAATCGTAACACTTGTTCCAGTGGGCGATCTTCAGTTAAGTTTTCAAAGTAGCCACTGATATCGTCATACATAGATTTCATGCCAGCAGACAGCGTGTCGTAGTCGAGCTCATTTTGTTTTATCCGAATTCTTAGCGCTTGCACTGTCGCCAGTAAAGTACTTGCTAATACTTGTTCGGTTAATTGCATCACCCGCATTGCGTCACGCGCCGCTATCGTGCCCATACTAACTTTGTCTTGGTTATGACATTCAGTTGAACGAGAGAACACACTCGCTGGCATGGTTAATTTCAATGCTTCGGCCGTGTAGGCAGACGCACCAATTTGTACCGCTTTAAAACCATGATTAATGTAACGACGTTCTGGCGCGCTATCACTTAAATTAGATGGCAAACCGTGGTTGAATTTTGTATCAACCAGTGAAGCTATTTGACGATCGGCCAAATCTGCTAAGTTAGCAACAGCGGTTTTCATGCTGTCCATTGCCATGGCAATGTGACCACCGTAGAAATGACCGCCGTGAAGTACGTGCTCACCTTCACCATCGATAATCGGATTGTCATTTGCCGAATTAAGTTCGTTTTCAATCATCTGTCTAAACCAAGGTAAGCTATCTTGTAATACCCCGATAATGTGCGGAGCACAACGGATAGAATAACGATCTTGTAAACGCGACGAGTTACGAGGATGTTCATGATGGTTTAAGTCATCACGGATCCACGACGCAATTTGTTGCTGGCCTGGGTGTGGTTTAACTGAAAATAAGATTTCATCAAAATGATGGCTATTACCTTTTAAACCAAGGCTCGCCATAGCGGTGATCCGGGTTGATAATTTAGCAATATATTGCGCGCGGTCAAACGCTAAACAAGCTAAAGCTGTCATTACCGCGGTGCCATTCATTATCGCTAGCCCTTCTTTAGGACGCAGTTTTAATGGCTTTATGCCAAGCATGTTCATTACGTCTAAACTATTGCTAATTTCGTCTTTATAGAAAACATCGCGCTCGCCAATCATGGCACCAGCAACATAAGATAATGGGGTTAAATCGCCACTTGCGCCAACAGAGCCTTCTTGAGGTACCACTGGCACAATATTATGGTTTAAAAACTTAACCAGTAACTGCAGCAGATCCCAACTAACGCCAGAATAACCTTGCGCTAACGAGGTTAAACGCGTCGCCAAAATTGCGCGACCTTCGGTAAGTTTAAACACGTCACCCATACCACAGCCATGAAAACGGGTTAAATGTAGCGGCAATTCGTCA is drawn from Gammaproteobacteria bacterium and contains these coding sequences:
- a CDS encoding aromatic amino acid lyase, translated to MTKLAPLEFGSKKISIEDIVAIAGQHCDAKLSGDPSFAKKIDSAVEFLDALLKEDGVIYGVTTGYGDSVTVNVPLNLVDELPLHLTRFHGCGMGDVFKLTEGRAILATRLTSLAQGYSGVSWDLLQLLVKFLNHNIVPVVPQEGSVGASGDLTPLSYVAGAMIGERDVFYKDEISNSLDVMNMLGIKPLKLRPKEGLAIMNGTAVMTALACLAFDRAQYIAKLSTRITAMASLGLKGNSHHFDEILFSVKPHPGQQQIASWIRDDLNHHEHPRNSSRLQDRYSIRCAPHIIGVLQDSLPWFRQMIENELNSANDNPIIDGEGEHVLHGGHFYGGHIAMAMDSMKTAVANLADLADRQIASLVDTKFNHGLPSNLSDSAPERRYINHGFKAVQIGASAYTAEALKLTMPASVFSRSTECHNQDKVSMGTIAARDAMRVMQLTEQVLASTLLATVQALRIRIKQNELDYDTLSAGMKSMYDDISGYFENLTEDRPLEQVLRFTVHAIQQKRWSLYE
- the fabG gene encoding 3-oxoacyl-ACP reductase FabG — encoded protein: MSKRVLVTGSSRGIGAAIALRLAKDGFDITLHCRSGIELANEVAKKISALGREVNILQFDVNDRELAKAQIEADISSFGAYYGVICNAGITRDMAFPAMDGDDWDSVIQTGLNGFYNVVHPTVMPMVQARKGGRIVTMASVSGVIGNRGQVNYSAAKAGIIGATKALALELAKRKITVNCVAPGLVETEMTQDIPKEVLNMVPLRRMGSVKEVAGSVAFLMSDDAAYITRQVLSVNGGIA
- a CDS encoding NAD(P)/FAD-dependent oxidoreductase, encoding MTENEFDVLVIGAGPSGAVASAMLVQRGWKVLVIEKEYFPRFSIGESLLPQCMEYIEQAGLLPVLTENAQALGFQFKNGAAFHHAGKDSHFDFTEKFSPGHGTTYQVKRDVFDKLLADGAAEQGVEIRYGHQVTAMVTETDGVALTVLDPAKKSYQVRGKYVLDASGFGRVLPRLLNLERPSTFPVRQAYFTHINDNISDLSFDRNKILITVHPHHPDIWYWLIPFSDGSASIGVVGKPEQFSQYSASSDQEVLFDFINQDPNLRELLKSATPKEDTRSIKGYSANVTTLHGERFALLGNAGEFLDPVFSSGVTIALKSAALIAPLLDKYLKNEAVDFELEYSDPLKLGVNCFKTFVTAWYDTRFQHVVFHQGQADDSVTKMISSILAGYAWDTKNPYVAQSERRLNVLAELCADHA
- a CDS encoding DUF3261 domain-containing protein; the protein is MLKTTPIKRLAIYISSLLLLILAGCTTTGSMIWQQVSIAQGVSLSLTPPPQALVGKSFNQILTIKTPSRQDVLVSQLAFTKNGLVLVAMTVQGIPVFQLEYQYQQPLKTKSYVLLPGFDPIYILADIQLTHWPVDTLMANLDGATLKFEPKTGRRQIMVANEAVINIEASANTYQLNHLQRDYQLTITKA
- a CDS encoding outer membrane lipoprotein carrier protein LolA, coding for MIMRLALIIVTAGLLSGASAFASDKPATLIASTAAAIKESTLTATQAQQLLNLTDDLPNKARFNQRKYFKILPTPFESTGHYQYKDNQFLWQTLTPIKSAFVIEQGTAFIVDATGNKVEQPQAQYFVQLLQAMITGDFNRLGQAFSFSASAQADCVDMSPLDHNIEQLFSAVTLCGQQRITQVSLFEATGNRTEIDFDYASDQ
- a CDS encoding 3-hydroxylacyl-ACP dehydratase, with the protein product MILVDQLLDYHAKGGRCRVTITPQSAFYDTDSKGVASYIGSEYMAQTIAAYAGALALDNDKQVKIGFLLGTRKYETFTPLFDLGDELEITVVELIQEESGLSVFDCIIKRAEQVVAQAKINVFQPDEPEQFLKENT
- a CDS encoding beta-ketoacyl-ACP synthase; translation: MKRVVVTGMSAITALGDQWPDFRAALEQGVNAVQNMPSWDYLPDLNTRLAAPVTHFEKPKHYSRKQVRSMGRVSLMSTRTTELALEQANLLGHESLTNGDTGVSFGSSTGSTSPLIAFGKMMDTGNMSGVTATSYIQMMSHTAPVNIGVFFGLKGRVIPTSSACTSGSQGIGFAYEAIKFGRQKIMVAGGAEELCVSEAAVFDTLYATSTKNDQPKTTPRPFDQSRDGLVIGEGACTLILEELEHAEARGANIIAELVGFGCNSDGQHVTQPTASTMQIAIELALKDADIDPQVIGYVCAHGTSTERGDIAESIATYDALGPKPISSLKSYLGHTLGACGAIEAWASLHMMQDNWFAPTINLEQVDPQCAPLDYIKDQARIINTDYVMSNNFAFGGINTSLIFKRWKNS
- a CDS encoding acyl-CoA thioesterase — translated: MNSKGALLTKSVEIEIPFHDCDPMQVVWHGNYPRYLEVARCELLRMFDYDYPQMVESGYMWPIVDMRVKYVASALFGQKIKVSAYLKEYEQRLRLDYVISDAATDKILTKASTVQVAVKISDQEMQFVSPPILIEKLDKLLPNVIDKVLT
- a CDS encoding beta-ketoacyl-[acyl-carrier-protein] synthase family protein, whose amino-acid sequence is MSVNLIDLGIICALGANKAQVMSGLQQADTSPSPLTLDTQLGFADLDVYVGKVSSALPPLTQLQAQYQSRNNQLALAAYQQIEQCYLQLAADVEPSRIAVIIGTSTSGISEGEIARKVHGETDSWPENFHYRLQEMVSPADYLAQLCGAKGPVYSISTACSSSGKALASGRNLIESGLADVVICGGVDSLCQLTVNGFKALESTSRGICTPFLAQRDGINIGEGAALFVMSKQAGAIALKGTGESSDAHHISAPDPQGAGAISAMNAALSQAELQPEQLDYINLHGTATPKNDEMESTAVYQVVKDKVSASSTKHLTGHTLGAAGAIEAGICWLLLSDFNQDNMVPLNSSVTARDESLAKIALVQQPLNKPLHNCLSNSFAFGGNNISLILGKNT